A part of Aegilops tauschii subsp. strangulata cultivar AL8/78 chromosome 2, Aet v6.0, whole genome shotgun sequence genomic DNA contains:
- the LOC120973338 gene encoding uncharacterized protein — translation MDVDAVPVRKACTEMLKRATRQQRYRLKKEYFDPHPLHFVTRTSPVPSMTDEQWNELVESWKDPKKMGICETNKNNRAQVKFHQTTGSSSYPVHCDNLGDKYKDKEPIALDLFKECHYSKKKKSYTDVVQGAITEMENKASQPIEDGKESNSTSKAIAEVLANHTKKPRFLQHVGIQHVHARSSDSNSQAELAKRGNVELRALVDTLTKQLKESEEARIRQDEEHRKRDEENRKKQAEMDAKLDFLLSQLQARSTQG, via the exons ATGGACGTTGATGCTGTGCCAGTTAGGAAGGCTTGTACTGAAATGCTGAAACGTGCCACTCGCCAACAACGATACAGGCTCAAGAAAGAGTATTTTGACCCTCACCCACTCCATTTTGTGACAAGAACATCTCCTGTCCCCTCGATGACCGATGAGCAGTGGAATGAGCTAGTGGAAAGCTGGAAGGATCCCAAAAAGATG GGGATATGTGAAACTAACAAAAATAATCGAGCTCAAGTTAAGTTTCACCAAACCACTGGCTCGAGCAGCTACCCTGTGCACTGTGATAATCTG ggagaCAAATACAAAGATAAAGAACCCATTGCATTGGATTTGTTCAAGGAGTGCCACTacagcaagaaaaagaaaagctACACCGATGTTGTCCAAGGTGCAATT ACCGAGATGGAAAACAAGGCCTCTCAGCCTATAGAAGATGGAAAAGAATCAAACTCTACGAGCAAGGCTATAGCTGAAGTGCTTGCTAACCACactaagaagccaaggtttcttCAGCATGTGGGGATCCAGCATGTCCATGCGAGATCTAGCGATAGCAACTCTCAAGCAGAATTGGCAAAGAGGGGCAATGTCGAGCTTCGGGCACTTGTTGACACCTTGACCAAGCAGTTGAAGGAGTCCGAAGAAGCAAGGATCAGGCAAGACGAGGAGCACAGGAAGAGAGATGAGGAGAACAGGAAGAAGCAAGCTGAGATGGATGCAAAACTAGACTTTTTGCTAAGTCAGTTGCAAGCAAGATCAACTCAAGGGTAA